In Streptococcus parasuis, the following proteins share a genomic window:
- a CDS encoding 6-phospho-beta-glucosidase, translating to MKTLKLVTIGGGSSYTPELVEGMILRAHQLPIREWWFVDVEQGAKKQEIVVELARRMVERAGLDWKIESTLDRREALIEADFVTSQFRVGQLPARYLDETIPLSYRMLGQETNGAGGIFKAFRTIEAYKGIIKDMKDLCPNAWLINFTNPAGIVTEAIANELHWKKVIGLCNIPIGQKKLAARILGQSEGDLSTRHIGLNHFHFHEVWDKYGENRTQVVLETLYGDLREETPEAVKNITNIEFPIQLLRTIGMLPCDYHRYYFLEQEMLEDALEQYRQGNVRAKVVQEVETELFELYKDPQLKDKPKQLELRGGAYYSDVACQIICAIHNDSREELTVSTVNRGVIPYLPENCVVEVTSIISAQGATPLACPPTPPIVTGYLQLMKQMELVTVQAAMTGDYSLALQAFTLNPLISNGPQAEALLQDMLLAHENYLPQFAPVIQHIKERRNNQ from the coding sequence TTGAAAACTCTTAAATTAGTGACAATTGGTGGCGGTTCAAGTTACACACCCGAATTGGTTGAAGGTATGATTCTTCGTGCACATCAATTACCCATTCGAGAATGGTGGTTTGTTGATGTTGAACAAGGCGCAAAAAAACAGGAGATCGTAGTTGAGTTAGCACGGCGAATGGTCGAAAGAGCAGGCCTGGACTGGAAGATAGAGTCGACCTTAGACAGAAGAGAAGCATTGATAGAGGCTGATTTTGTAACGTCTCAGTTCCGAGTTGGCCAACTACCTGCAAGATACTTAGATGAGACCATTCCCTTGAGTTATAGGATGCTGGGGCAAGAGACCAATGGGGCTGGAGGAATCTTTAAAGCTTTTAGGACCATTGAAGCATATAAAGGGATTATCAAGGATATGAAGGACTTGTGTCCGAATGCTTGGTTGATTAATTTTACGAATCCTGCTGGTATCGTAACGGAAGCCATTGCTAATGAACTCCACTGGAAGAAAGTTATTGGTCTGTGTAATATCCCTATTGGTCAAAAGAAACTTGCTGCTCGGATTTTAGGCCAATCAGAAGGAGACCTAAGTACGCGCCATATTGGGTTAAATCATTTTCACTTTCATGAAGTTTGGGATAAGTATGGGGAAAATCGTACGCAAGTAGTCTTAGAAACATTGTATGGGGATTTGAGAGAGGAGACGCCAGAAGCAGTCAAAAATATTACCAATATAGAGTTTCCTATTCAATTGCTTCGGACGATTGGAATGTTGCCATGTGATTACCATCGTTATTATTTTTTGGAACAAGAAATGTTAGAGGATGCTTTGGAACAGTATCGTCAGGGTAATGTACGAGCCAAGGTTGTTCAAGAAGTAGAGACAGAATTGTTTGAGCTTTACAAAGACCCACAATTGAAAGACAAACCAAAACAACTGGAACTACGTGGGGGTGCCTACTATAGTGATGTTGCCTGTCAAATCATTTGTGCTATCCATAATGATAGTAGAGAAGAATTGACCGTATCTACTGTAAATAGAGGAGTTATTCCCTATCTACCTGAAAATTGTGTGGTAGAAGTCACCTCGATTATCTCTGCGCAAGGAGCAACACCACTAGCTTGTCCACCAACTCCGCCGATTGTAACCGGCTATTTACAACTGATGAAGCAAATGGAGCTTGTCACTGTTCAGGCAGCAATGACAGGTGATTATTCACTGGCTTTACAAGCTTTTACACTCAACCCGCTTATTTCAAACGGACCACAAGCTGAAGCGCTATTACAAGATATGTTACTTGCACATGAGAATTATTTGCCACAATTCGCACCAGTTATACAGCACATAAAAGAGAGAAGGAACAATCAATGA
- a CDS encoding glycoside hydrolase family 1 protein has translation MTKDKVFYQFPTNFLWGSSTSGPQSEGIEPGDGKGQNNWDYWYSIEPERFHNKIGPSQTSTFYKHYEKDIDLLVETGHTVFRTSIQWSRLIPTGTGEINQEAVSFYRSVFSLVRAKGIQLFVNLYHFDLPYCLQEKGGWENKEIVRAYEAYARTCFELFDDLVDRWITFNEPIVPVECGYLGNYHYPCKVDVKAAVAVAYHTQLASSLAVKACHEVNPHKKIAIVLNLTPAYPRSEQAEDIKAARIAELFQTKSFLDPSVLGEYPDELVELIDAYGLMPEVSDEELAIIKENRVDFLGVNYYQPLRVQAPTNSWKEGEPLTPEHFFAPYDMPGKKMNPHRGWEIYEKGIYDIAINIKENYHNIEWFVTENGMGVEGESAFKDNGLIQDDYRIEFIEDHLIELHRAIQEGANCKGYMLWTFIDCWSWLNAYKNRYGLVELDLDTQERIVKKSGKWFKKLSDANGFHR, from the coding sequence ATGACTAAAGACAAGGTATTTTATCAATTTCCAACAAATTTTTTGTGGGGTTCTTCTACATCAGGACCTCAAAGTGAAGGAATCGAGCCAGGTGATGGAAAAGGACAGAACAACTGGGATTATTGGTATAGTATTGAGCCTGAACGATTTCATAACAAAATTGGCCCTAGTCAAACATCAACATTTTACAAACATTATGAAAAAGATATTGATCTATTAGTTGAAACTGGGCACACTGTATTTCGGACTTCCATTCAATGGTCGCGTCTCATACCAACAGGTACTGGAGAAATTAATCAAGAGGCGGTGTCCTTCTATCGTTCGGTTTTTTCTTTGGTAAGAGCAAAGGGAATTCAGCTCTTTGTCAATCTTTATCACTTTGATCTTCCCTATTGTTTACAAGAAAAAGGTGGTTGGGAAAATAAGGAAATTGTTCGAGCCTATGAAGCATATGCACGTACATGTTTTGAATTGTTTGATGACTTAGTCGATCGTTGGATTACCTTTAATGAGCCGATTGTTCCAGTAGAGTGTGGTTATCTAGGAAATTATCATTATCCATGTAAGGTTGATGTAAAAGCGGCAGTTGCGGTGGCTTATCATACACAGTTGGCAAGTTCTTTAGCTGTAAAGGCATGCCATGAGGTAAATCCTCACAAAAAAATCGCTATTGTCTTGAATCTAACTCCAGCCTACCCTCGTAGTGAGCAAGCAGAGGATATAAAAGCAGCTCGAATTGCAGAATTGTTTCAAACAAAGAGCTTTCTAGATCCGTCTGTGTTAGGAGAATATCCCGATGAATTAGTCGAGCTGATTGATGCATATGGGCTAATGCCAGAGGTCAGTGATGAGGAATTAGCCATTATTAAGGAAAATCGTGTGGACTTCCTAGGGGTGAATTATTATCAACCCCTTCGGGTACAAGCTCCAACCAATAGTTGGAAAGAGGGAGAGCCTCTTACTCCGGAACATTTTTTTGCCCCATATGATATGCCAGGTAAAAAAATGAATCCGCATAGAGGTTGGGAGATTTATGAAAAAGGGATATATGATATTGCGATAAATATTAAGGAAAATTACCATAATATCGAATGGTTTGTAACAGAAAATGGTATGGGAGTTGAAGGAGAGAGCGCATTTAAAGACAATGGACTCATTCAAGATGATTACCGGATTGAATTTATCGAAGATCATTTAATTGAATTACATCGAGCTATCCAAGAAGGGGCGAATTGTAAAGGATACATGTTATGGACCTTTATTGATTGCTGGTCTTGGTTAAATGCATACAAGAATCGCTATGGGTTAGTTGAACTGGATCTAGACACGCAAGAAAGAATTGTTAAGAAATCAGGCAAGTGGTTCAAAAAATTGAGCGATGCTAATGGTTTTCATCGCTAG
- a CDS encoding DUF871 domain-containing protein, translated as MVELGFSIYPENYSLEESQAYIKLLHQYGASRLFMSLLQLENGDRTVFELYQRLIDYANQLGMTVIADISPHFIVAQGWDGALMERAAELGVAGIRLDEALPLEEIIEMTHNPHNIKVELNLSTDRTLLSNLLASVANRDNIIACHNFYPHAFTGLSEEHFLEMSSFYHQSGIRTAAFVSAQTASEGPWPLSEGLPTLEDHRFWPLPLQIAWMKATGFIDSILISNQFISEEELQSIQTVLNEDTISLMVDIEEGLTPVEREIVAFDHVYRGDISAYVLRSTMPRVVYKDASVPARSDQAIPVGRGDILIDNDLYGRYKGELQIALKEFTISPKVNKVGRISPDYLPLLRFIKPWQEFKLVIASEHFH; from the coding sequence ATGGTGGAACTGGGCTTTTCAATTTATCCTGAAAACTATTCGCTAGAAGAGAGTCAAGCTTACATTAAACTTCTGCACCAATACGGAGCAAGTCGCCTATTTATGAGTTTGTTGCAACTTGAAAATGGAGACCGAACAGTTTTCGAATTGTATCAAAGACTAATTGACTATGCAAATCAATTAGGGATGACTGTCATTGCAGATATCAGTCCCCATTTTATCGTAGCGCAAGGTTGGGATGGGGCATTGATGGAGCGTGCAGCTGAACTGGGGGTGGCTGGGATTCGTCTTGATGAAGCTCTTCCTTTGGAAGAAATCATTGAGATGACACATAATCCACACAACATAAAAGTTGAATTGAATTTGAGTACAGATAGGACCTTGCTGTCCAATCTTTTGGCTAGTGTTGCAAACAGGGATAATATTATTGCCTGCCATAATTTTTATCCTCATGCTTTTACAGGTTTATCCGAAGAGCACTTCTTAGAGATGTCATCTTTTTATCATCAATCCGGTATAAGAACTGCGGCATTTGTCAGTGCACAAACAGCTTCTGAGGGGCCGTGGCCATTATCTGAAGGTCTACCAACTTTAGAAGATCATCGATTCTGGCCTCTTCCCTTGCAAATTGCTTGGATGAAGGCAACGGGTTTTATTGATTCTATTTTGATTTCAAACCAATTTATCTCGGAGGAGGAACTACAATCCATTCAAACAGTTTTAAATGAAGATACAATCAGCCTCATGGTTGATATTGAGGAGGGGTTGACTCCCGTTGAAAGAGAGATTGTAGCGTTTGATCATGTTTATAGAGGTGATATTTCTGCTTATGTTCTGCGTTCAACCATGCCCCGTGTGGTGTATAAGGACGCATCGGTACCGGCTCGGTCAGACCAAGCAATTCCTGTGGGACGAGGGGATATCTTAATTGATAATGATTTATATGGTCGCTACAAGGGTGAATTGCAAATTGCACTCAAAGAATTTACCATCAGTCCAAAGGTAAATAAGGTCGGACGAATCAGCCCAGACTATCTTCCCTTGTTACGCTTTATTAAACCGTGGCAAGAGTTTAAACTGGTCATAGCTTCCGAGCACTTTCATTAA